The genome window GTCAGCGGCAATACCGATGTCAGCAGCTGGGATGTTCCTATCGGCTTTGTTCGCAGCAAGGGAAAACTCACTAATAATTTGCGTGTGGATTTCAACCGCACCGACACCCGCACCAGCAACCTCTACGCCTTTCAGCAAAATGTCGCTGGCAATCTGGGAATTAACGGGGTGGCCACCGACCCCTTCGACTGGGGCATCCCCAATTTCTCGTTCACCAATTTCAACAGCCTCACCGACATCAATCCCCAACACCGGGTCGATCAGAGCTTTTCGGTCAGCGACTTCATGATTCTGCCGCATGGAAAACACACCTTGCGCTGGGGCGGAGACTATCGCCGGGTGCAATTAAACACCCGTACCAATCAGGATCCACGCGGCAGTTTCGTGTTCACTGGTTTCTACAGCGGCTACGACCTGGCGGACCTTCTTTTAGGACTGCCGCAGCAGGCCGCGGTGCAGTTCGGTGTGGATAGCTACTACCTGCGCGCCAACGTCTGGGACCTGTTTGTCCAGGATGAGTGGAAGATCTCCGGCAACTTCACTTTGAACGCAGGCCTGCGCTATGAGTATTTCTCTCCGTACACCGAGATTTTCAACCGGCTGGTGAATCTGGACGTCGCTCCCGGCTTCACCGCGGTGCAACCTGTGCAGCCCAACCAAGTTGGCCCCTACACGGGACAGTTTCCCGCTTCGCTGGTCGAACCCGACCGCAATAATTTCGCTCCGCGGCTGGGAATTGCCTGGAAGCCATTAAAGAACACGGTCGTCCGCGCCGGCTACGGCATGAACTACAACACCACCGCATACGCTTCCATGGCATTAAACATGGCGTTCCAACCGCCCTTCGCGGTGACGCAAACCAACATTGGCACTGCCACAACACCGCTTGACCTGCAAAACGCCTTCCCCTCCCAGCCTGCGGGCACTACCAACAACTTCGCCGTAGACCGCAATTACCGTCTGGGATATGTACAGCTGTGGAACGTGGATATCCAGCGTGAGTTTCACCGCGACCTGGTTGTCAACATCGGCTACAACGGATCCAAAGGCACACGCCTTGATATTCAAACCGCTCCCAATCGGGGCCCGGACGGTCTCCTCATCCCGGGAGTGCAGCCTTTCATCTTCGAAACGTCTCTGGGCGACTCCATTCTGCACGCCGCTTCCGTTCGCGTGCGCAAGCGCATGAGTCACGGTATCCAGATCGGCGGCACCTACGTTTATTCCAAATCCATCGACAATGCCTCCACTATCGGCGGCGGGGCCGTCGTGGTGGCGCAGAATCCCGACGATCTTGCGGCCGAACGCGGGCTCTCCAGCTTTGACCAGCGTCATAAATTCACCGGCGACTACATGTTCGAGCTGCCGTTTGGTGAAAATAAGCGTTGGCTGAGCACCCGCAGTACCGCCGAGCGGATTTTTGGGGATTGGCAGTGGAGCGGCAGTCTCACCATCGCCTCCGGCTTTCCCTTCACACCCCGCGTGTTGGGCAATTTTGGAGACATCAGTCGCGGCACGAACGGCACCCTGCGCGCCGATTTGACCGGTGAGCCGATCACTCTGCCCAACTCCACGATTCAGGAATGGTTCAATACGGCGGCATTTGTTGTCCCGCCGAATGGCCAGTTTGGAAACGCCGGGCGCAACATCATTCCGGGCCCGCCGACGGTGCTCGTTAACATGGCCATCGGAAAGCAGCTTCGTTTTAGCGACACCAAGATTCTTGAGATTCGACTGCAGGCAAGTAATGTCTTCAACACGCCGCAATATACGGCCATCGACACCATCGTGAACTCTCCCACCTTTGGGCGGGTGACAGCAGTAGGAAACATGCGCCAGCTACAGTTCGTGACCAGGTTCCGCTTCTGATATGGGCCTGATGAAACACAATTCCGGTCTGCTTCGCCGCTCGCTGGCTTTGCTTCTTTGTCTCGGGATGTTTGTTGCCCCGTTGCTCGAGGCACAACAGTCCGCCCCCCCCTATATCGTCAAACGCGAAGTCGAAGTAGTGCTGGTGAATGTGGTCGTGCGTGACAAGAGCGGCGCGCTGGTTCGCAGTCTGAAAGCTGACGATTTCACGGTGCTGGAAGATAACAAGCCGCAGACTCTGAGCAGCTTCAACTTCGAAGAAGTAGACACCGCCGCTCTTCCCCCGCTGGAGCCTACCGAAAAAGCCCTGATTGCAAAGCCACGAACGGCCCAGCCCGCGGCGCCTGCCACTCCCGCCGCGCCTGTCGATTTGCACGATCGCCGCCTGGTGGTTCTCTTCTTCGATCTCAGTTCTATGCAACCAGAGGACATTGATCGCGCCGTCAAGGCTTCCACAACGTATGTGGACCACCAGATGACCGCTGCCGATCTGACCGCCGTGGTCTCGCTCTCCTCGTCGCTGGTGGTGAACCAGGACTTCACCTCCGACCGCGGCTTGCTGGAGAAAACCATTGCGCGCCTCAGTCCTACCTCCGGCCAGGGTTTCGATGCCGGTCTCACCGGCGACAGCGAAGGCACGCCGGACACCAGCCAGTCCTTCACCGCTGACGATACTGAGTACAACATCTTCAACACCGACCGGCGGCTGCAGGCAATCCAGTCGCTCTCGGAAGCGCTCTCTCGCATTCAGCAAAAGAAGTCCGTTATTTACTTCAGCAGCGGGATGAGTAAGACCGGCGTAGAGAACGAGGCTCAGCTGCGCATGGCTATTAATCGTGCGGTGCGCGCCAATGTCTCGCTTTACACCATGGACATGCGTGGCCTGCAGGCGATCGTGCCCGGTGGAGAAGCGCA of Terriglobales bacterium contains these proteins:
- a CDS encoding TonB-dependent receptor; translation: MQVPAATSPATQSQTQPQPAGEPATPPPAPAAPDVSCDIAGKVTAGNLPLPGVTISAANSLTGKKVATTTDQDGSFTLSVSPKGKLVVRAELAAFAPATKEVVINAQNCHPRVDLGMTLLSRVQQQQEENAQQQAAMRMGGGRGFQNIGISADLSAFGGGGQMQFGGGSENGNGTGGLPAASFAEGPTESVAVSGNQAQSNEFMFGTSREMQDRIEEMRDRARRGEFGPGGVALQGPGGGYGGPGGFGGPGGGPGVFMIGGGRGRFNVNKLHGSLFYSVGDSVFNAAPYSLTGQPVVKPDYLQQRFGGVLGGPLRIPKIYNGGTKTFFFLSYFGNLVSNPYDAFSTVPTLAERSGDFSATTVGGSPVTIIDPLTHLPFPANQIPAQRINSAGAGLLNFIPLPNLPGTTQNFHFTTSATNDNHNVGLRLIHNFDGGGPGFGGPGGGGGRGGSRNNINLGLHYRDVHNVLTNPFPSVSGNTDVSSWDVPIGFVRSKGKLTNNLRVDFNRTDTRTSNLYAFQQNVAGNLGINGVATDPFDWGIPNFSFTNFNSLTDINPQHRVDQSFSVSDFMILPHGKHTLRWGGDYRRVQLNTRTNQDPRGSFVFTGFYSGYDLADLLLGLPQQAAVQFGVDSYYLRANVWDLFVQDEWKISGNFTLNAGLRYEYFSPYTEIFNRLVNLDVAPGFTAVQPVQPNQVGPYTGQFPASLVEPDRNNFAPRLGIAWKPLKNTVVRAGYGMNYNTTAYASMALNMAFQPPFAVTQTNIGTATTPLDLQNAFPSQPAGTTNNFAVDRNYRLGYVQLWNVDIQREFHRDLVVNIGYNGSKGTRLDIQTAPNRGPDGLLIPGVQPFIFETSLGDSILHAASVRVRKRMSHGIQIGGTYVYSKSIDNASTIGGGAVVVAQNPDDLAAERGLSSFDQRHKFTGDYMFELPFGENKRWLSTRSTAERIFGDWQWSGSLTIASGFPFTPRVLGNFGDISRGTNGTLRADLTGEPITLPNSTIQEWFNTAAFVVPPNGQFGNAGRNIIPGPPTVLVNMAIGKQLRFSDTKILEIRLQASNVFNTPQYTAIDTIVNSPTFGRVTAVGNMRQLQFVTRFRF